A window of the Candidatus Tisiphia endosymbiont of Dascillus cervinus genome harbors these coding sequences:
- a CDS encoding phosphomannomutase/phosphoglucomutase produces MEINRTIFRLYDIRGSSLIDINPTIAYKIGFCFTKMHISKQGNEIFIGRDGRLSSPALYHALVNGIISAGGKVISIGVTPSPMLYFADKIFKPQASIMITGSHNHKDDNGFKLLSQGKSFFDQQIQDLLNNILSQDWSTNLIIPKNFLALSNIRNLNVTDKYLDRILQGITIEPQIKVAWDPANGAAGNIIDLLALRLPNKNVVINSQIDGNFPNHHPDPTIPKNLEQLIEIVKTQDCDIGIAFDGDGDRIGIVSKKGRIILGDQILAILAKDVIDQNPNATIIMDIKSSSSIFNQIKSYGGNVIMCKTGHSFIKDKMQKTKALLGGETSGHIFFADKYYGYDDAIYAALRFVDLLSRSKKTLDDMIDELPKCYSTPEIKISVPDNLKFDIIQQIKEDLNSRNITFNDIDGIRVDSHNMPNESQWYAWWLLRASNTEAKIIAKYESDSLEKLNSLKLELSSLLAKHGLKL; encoded by the coding sequence ATGGAAATAAATAGAACAATTTTTAGATTGTACGACATTCGTGGCAGCAGTCTAATAGATATTAATCCAACTATTGCTTATAAAATTGGCTTTTGTTTTACCAAAATGCATATATCAAAGCAAGGAAATGAAATATTTATAGGACGTGATGGTAGGTTAAGCTCCCCTGCCCTTTACCATGCGTTGGTTAATGGCATTATCTCAGCTGGTGGAAAGGTTATTTCCATAGGAGTCACCCCCTCCCCTATGTTATATTTTGCTGATAAAATATTTAAGCCACAAGCTAGCATAATGATAACAGGATCCCATAACCACAAAGATGATAATGGCTTTAAGTTGTTATCACAAGGAAAGTCTTTTTTCGACCAACAAATACAAGATTTACTGAATAATATTCTAAGTCAAGATTGGTCCACCAATCTTATTATACCAAAAAATTTTCTAGCACTAAGTAATATACGCAATTTAAATGTTACCGATAAATATCTAGATAGGATTTTGCAAGGAATAACTATAGAACCTCAAATAAAAGTCGCATGGGATCCTGCCAATGGTGCGGCTGGAAATATTATTGACTTATTAGCATTAAGATTACCTAACAAAAATGTCGTTATAAATTCGCAAATTGATGGCAATTTTCCTAATCACCACCCAGATCCAACTATTCCCAAGAATCTAGAACAACTAATAGAGATAGTTAAGACTCAGGATTGCGATATTGGTATTGCATTCGATGGGGATGGAGATCGTATAGGCATTGTAAGTAAGAAAGGACGAATAATTTTAGGCGACCAAATCCTTGCTATATTGGCAAAAGATGTAATTGATCAAAATCCAAATGCAACTATTATAATGGATATCAAATCAAGCAGTAGCATATTTAATCAGATTAAGTCATATGGCGGAAACGTGATAATGTGCAAAACAGGTCATTCCTTTATCAAAGATAAGATGCAAAAAACTAAGGCGTTACTTGGCGGTGAAACTAGTGGTCATATATTTTTTGCTGATAAATATTATGGATATGATGATGCAATTTATGCCGCCTTACGGTTTGTTGATTTATTATCAAGGTCAAAAAAAACTTTGGACGATATGATAGATGAGTTACCTAAATGTTATAGTACCCCTGAAATTAAGATTTCTGTACCAGATAACCTTAAATTTGATATTATTCAGCAAATAAAAGAGGATTTAAACAGTAGAAATATCACTTTCAACGATATTGATGGTATAAGGGTTGACTCACATAATATGCCCAATGAATCTCAATGGTATGCATGGTGGTTACTAAGAGCTTCAAATACTGAAGCTAAAATTATTGCTAAATATGAATCAGATAGTTTGGAAAAACTAAATAGTCTAAAACTAGAGCTTTCATCTTTACTAGCCAAACATGGTTTGAAACTATAG
- a CDS encoding RelA/SpoT domain-containing protein codes for MQFQDTNDLHKIADIISTKLSEHDIAATTYYRLKDPCSALNKMILKTNELTDLVAFRFIVDKLEYCYKVLDIICGIYSVKTTEKKNYIDYPKDNGYRSLHIVTSVGNPRRDVEMQVRTNEMHDIAEFGTANHNEYKKIQAAKIRELLPSGMLNVAAINTELNKAYDIFTNFNWTIQELIDYEQTIINLYRIYQDNLCKV; via the coding sequence ATGCAATTTCAAGATACTAACGATTTACATAAAATAGCCGATATTATTAGTACTAAGCTAAGTGAACATGATATAGCAGCAACAACATATTATAGATTAAAAGACCCTTGTTCTGCCTTAAATAAGATGATACTAAAGACTAACGAATTAACGGATCTAGTTGCTTTTAGATTTATAGTTGATAAGCTAGAATATTGTTATAAAGTGTTAGATATTATCTGTGGCATCTATTCTGTTAAAACAACAGAGAAAAAGAATTATATTGATTATCCTAAAGATAATGGTTATCGTTCCTTGCATATTGTTACGAGTGTCGGCAACCCTAGACGTGATGTGGAAATGCAGGTACGAACCAATGAGATGCATGATATAGCAGAATTTGGTACAGCAAATCACAATGAATATAAAAAGATACAGGCAGCAAAGATAAGAGAGTTACTGCCTAGTGGCATGTTGAATGTGGCTGCTATTAATACTGAGCTAAATAAAGCGTACGACATCTTTACCAATTTTAATTGGACTATACAAGAACTTATTGATTATGAGCAAACAATTATAAACCTTTATCGTATTTATCAAGACAACTTGTGTAAAGTATGA
- a CDS encoding FAD-dependent oxidoreductase yields MLKKIKVLCMATLMVITPTLTMAISGEVRKITPPKLDTAYLGQKILCYRPMRHGSPKMSVEEKDSKIIANNYGHGGSGWTLGPGSAKYVNNLLINSKYATDLTKDTPITIIGAGVLGLFTAYDLEQKGLKNITIVAEKFDGLASNNAGGLLAPVSMDNGQKIQTVLQKIEIDAYKFYASIAKKQHPHFKEGAIIVPTYFRTREESGLEPYVGKVMKPAKDVTVDFDNGTTRKMIVYDDGIFMDTGILMAELNEYLRSKNIKFVQKKVNSFAELDGKFIFNCTGLGASKLNNDEKLVSVQGHLIMLKDQNPKNLQYMILTRWDEGKTKFGQKVERDFYIFPKHMPNTGVNDVGVIGGTFIEGATPATPNDEEFGIILQNAKEFYGIKQVP; encoded by the coding sequence GTGCTCAAGAAAATTAAGGTACTTTGCATGGCTACTCTGATGGTTATAACACCAACTTTAACAATGGCAATTAGTGGTGAAGTTAGAAAAATCACTCCACCAAAATTAGACACTGCATATTTGGGACAAAAAATACTTTGTTATCGTCCAATGAGACATGGTTCTCCTAAAATGAGTGTAGAGGAAAAAGATAGTAAAATAATCGCTAATAACTATGGACATGGTGGTAGTGGCTGGACTCTTGGACCTGGTTCTGCTAAGTACGTTAATAACTTACTTATAAACTCAAAATATGCAACTGATCTTACAAAAGATACGCCAATTACCATTATTGGAGCAGGCGTCTTGGGATTGTTTACAGCTTATGATTTAGAACAAAAAGGTTTAAAGAATATTACGATTGTTGCAGAAAAATTTGATGGACTGGCTTCTAATAATGCGGGTGGTTTACTTGCTCCAGTATCTATGGATAATGGTCAAAAAATACAGACAGTTCTTCAAAAAATAGAAATTGATGCTTATAAATTTTATGCGTCAATCGCTAAGAAACAGCATCCACACTTTAAGGAGGGAGCTATCATTGTTCCAACTTATTTTAGAACTCGGGAAGAATCTGGTTTAGAGCCTTATGTTGGTAAAGTCATGAAACCAGCAAAAGATGTGACAGTGGATTTTGATAATGGTACGACAAGGAAGATGATTGTATATGATGACGGTATTTTTATGGATACAGGCATACTTATGGCAGAGCTTAACGAATATTTAAGAAGTAAAAATATTAAGTTTGTACAGAAAAAAGTTAACTCATTTGCTGAACTTGATGGAAAATTTATCTTCAATTGTACTGGGCTTGGTGCTAGTAAGCTTAATAATGATGAAAAATTGGTGTCAGTCCAAGGTCACTTGATTATGCTTAAAGATCAAAATCCTAAAAATCTACAATATATGATTTTGACTCGTTGGGATGAAGGTAAAACTAAGTTTGGACAAAAAGTAGAACGTGATTTTTATATTTTCCCAAAACATATGCCAAATACTGGTGTTAATGATGTAGGAGTCATTGGTGGTACTTTTATTGAAGGTGCAACACCTGCAACACCTAATGACGAGGAATTTGGTATTATACTACAAAATGCTAAAGAATTTTATGGGATTAAACAAGTCCCGTAA
- a CDS encoding transposase — MSQKNYSLTYYAEHAKKCSHDVINRFLKNEKYTPSLLWEHIKDDVILSPNGYTIFDDTVLNKRNTKKIEIARSQYSGATGGITTGIGVVSLVYYNPDINKFWVIDYRIFSPEHDGATKVEHLLNMLNNAVYSKKIPFQTVLFDTWYATHKIMQHVDSLGKYYYAPIKANRNVTKTSSSKPYKAVSKLTFSDEEIKSGVEIHIKGFAKDKHVNLFKLTVSTNRVDYIVTNNKTQKSSKAVQDECGFRWVIESMHREIKQLTGIERCQCRKQRIQRNHISCAFLVWAFLKRTAHKIGKTVYQIKLGLLDHYMQQQLRSPSLRYLEPYIA, encoded by the coding sequence GTGAGTCAAAAGAATTATAGTTTGACCTACTATGCTGAACATGCCAAAAAATGTAGCCATGATGTTATTAATAGATTTTTAAAAAATGAAAAATATACACCTTCTTTGTTATGGGAACATATTAAGGATGATGTTATTTTATCGCCTAACGGATATACAATATTTGATGATACGGTGTTAAATAAAAGAAATACCAAGAAAATAGAAATTGCTAGATCACAGTACAGTGGGGCTACAGGTGGTATTACTACTGGTATAGGAGTAGTAAGTTTGGTATATTATAATCCGGATATTAATAAGTTTTGGGTAATAGATTACCGAATTTTTTCGCCCGAACATGATGGAGCGACAAAAGTAGAACACCTATTAAATATGTTAAATAATGCTGTGTATAGCAAAAAGATTCCTTTTCAAACTGTGCTTTTTGACACATGGTATGCTACGCATAAAATTATGCAACATGTTGATTCCTTGGGTAAATATTATTATGCTCCTATTAAAGCAAATAGAAACGTTACTAAAACTTCCTCTTCTAAGCCTTATAAAGCTGTTAGCAAGTTAACGTTTTCAGATGAGGAAATTAAGAGCGGAGTGGAGATTCATATAAAGGGCTTTGCAAAAGATAAGCATGTTAATTTGTTTAAACTTACTGTTTCTACCAACAGAGTTGATTATATTGTTACCAATAACAAAACTCAAAAATCTTCTAAAGCCGTACAAGATGAGTGTGGCTTTCGTTGGGTAATTGAGAGCATGCATAGAGAAATCAAGCAACTTACCGGTATAGAACGATGCCAATGCAGAAAACAACGCATTCAGCGTAATCACATTAGTTGTGCATTTTTAGTGTGGGCTTTTCTAAAAAGAACTGCACACAAAATAGGTAAGACGGTTTATCAAATAAAGTTAGGGCTTTTAGATCATTATATGCAACAGCAGTTACGTTCACCCTCTTTACGCTATTTAGAACCTTACATAGCGTAA
- a CDS encoding queuosine precursor transporter, giving the protein MTDLIAEFYGKTKANFCVKLALAMNIIVVLIIAIMDRLNATEWSKIDNITFHKVFGLYSIAFIGSIIACYTAQLIDITIYLWIRKVTHARWLWLRNNGSTAISLFVDTCIVISFMSIFGVLPIDRMWSLIVYSYSFKLFFTICSTPLFYIGVSIIKYVTKYKS; this is encoded by the coding sequence TTGACTGATTTAATTGCTGAATTTTATGGGAAAACCAAAGCTAATTTCTGTGTTAAACTTGCACTAGCTATGAATATAATTGTTGTATTAATTATAGCAATAATGGATAGGTTAAATGCCACAGAATGGTCTAAAATCGATAATATAACTTTTCATAAGGTTTTTGGGTTATATAGTATTGCTTTCATAGGTTCAATTATTGCCTGTTACACTGCTCAACTCATTGATATTACAATTTATTTATGGATACGTAAAGTCACTCATGCTAGATGGCTATGGCTTAGGAACAATGGCAGTACAGCAATTTCGCTATTTGTAGATACTTGTATTGTTATTAGCTTCATGAGTATATTTGGAGTGCTACCAATAGATCGTATGTGGTCACTTATAGTGTACAGCTATTCATTTAAACTTTTCTTCACAATATGTAGTACTCCTTTATTTTACATAGGAGTTAGCATAATAAAATATGTTACTAAATATAAAAGTTAA
- a CDS encoding BPL-N domain-containing protein: protein MKKNIIYLYNDLGVSIESIKHTMYTLKQIVLSNYKIHFISASEIIENKWSNQAALLIIPGGRDIYYAKQLNGKGNKAIKDYVEIGGNYLGICAGAYYGSGFVEFDKDGSLEILGERELAFFPNKTIGPVLAKYNYENNSGVRAALIKLAIDDNSLSKKIMIYYNGGPYFVDTQLYKNINTLAYYQFLDQSVLPAVLKIKYNKGNVILSAVHFEYSSKLLNMNDKFHAQIVSELEQSEFDKIKFAGVIFKYLGLSTRHKVHL, encoded by the coding sequence ATGAAGAAGAATATCATATATTTATATAATGATTTAGGAGTGTCTATCGAATCTATTAAGCACACTATGTATACACTAAAGCAAATTGTTTTATCCAACTATAAAATACATTTCATTAGTGCCTCAGAAATTATAGAAAACAAATGGTCAAATCAAGCTGCTCTATTAATAATACCCGGCGGGAGGGATATATATTATGCTAAACAACTTAATGGAAAAGGAAATAAAGCTATAAAAGATTATGTAGAAATTGGAGGTAATTATTTAGGTATTTGTGCAGGGGCTTATTACGGTTCAGGATTCGTAGAATTTGATAAAGATGGTTCTTTAGAAATCCTAGGAGAAAGAGAATTAGCATTTTTTCCCAACAAAACTATAGGTCCTGTTCTTGCAAAATATAATTATGAAAATAATAGTGGTGTACGTGCAGCATTAATTAAGTTAGCTATAGACGATAATTCTTTATCTAAAAAAATTATGATTTATTATAATGGAGGTCCTTATTTTGTAGATACTCAATTATATAAAAATATAAATACTCTTGCGTACTATCAATTTCTAGACCAGTCAGTTTTACCAGCAGTTTTAAAAATCAAATATAATAAGGGAAATGTAATTTTATCTGCCGTACACTTTGAGTATTCTTCAAAGTTATTAAATATGAATGATAAATTTCATGCTCAAATTGTATCTGAATTAGAACAAAGTGAATTTGATAAAATTAAATTCGCGGGTGTTATTTTTAAATATTTAGGGCTTAGTACACGACATAAGGTTCATTTGTAA
- a CDS encoding energy-coupling factor transporter transmembrane protein EcfT, with translation MNLDTYYQYNSPIHRLSPRIKLYSLVVFSSGLFLVSNLFLLSISLFFTFFLYFIAKIPLQKLFIQLRQIIIILLIILLVHIFTNNWIVGVQVITRFATLLLFASLITLTTRISEMIDSLNEILILLSYVGINHKKISLSLSLAIRFIPVIVSIFQEISVAQRTRGLERNFIATIIPTIIKILKTAENIAEAIESRSW, from the coding sequence ATGAATTTAGATACTTATTATCAATATAACTCTCCTATCCATCGCTTATCCCCAAGGATTAAGCTATATTCTCTAGTCGTTTTTTCAAGCGGATTATTTTTAGTATCTAATTTATTTTTGCTTAGTATAAGCTTATTTTTTACATTTTTTTTGTATTTTATAGCTAAAATACCACTACAAAAATTATTTATTCAATTACGCCAGATTATTATTATATTATTAATTATTCTACTTGTTCATATATTTACCAATAATTGGATAGTAGGAGTACAAGTCATCACTCGATTTGCAACATTATTACTTTTTGCTTCATTGATAACACTTACAACACGTATATCTGAAATGATTGATAGCCTTAATGAAATTTTAATTTTATTATCTTATGTTGGGATTAATCATAAGAAAATAAGTCTATCCCTATCTCTTGCCATACGATTTATTCCTGTGATTGTTAGTATCTTTCAAGAAATAAGTGTAGCTCAGCGTACCCGTGGTTTAGAACGTAATTTTATTGCAACTATAATTCCTACAATTATAAAAATTCTAAAAACGGCAGAAAATATTGCTGAAGCTATTGAATCACGTTCTTGGTAA
- a CDS encoding energy-coupling factor ABC transporter ATP-binding protein → MIKIENVSYSVNNYDILSNISLILSERKIGIVGANGSGKSTFARLLNGIKLPTTGLVTIDGLDTRKFGKEIRRKVGFVFQNPDNQIVFPIVEEDLAFGLKNLGYNKDKIEQSINSILSLYNIHNLRKSPSHLLSGGQKQLLAIAGVLVMKPDYIVFDEPTTLLDLRNKKNIFQVIEDLKQVVIMISHDLELLSNFDRVIVFEQGQIVGDDHPSVTIPLYKNMMI, encoded by the coding sequence ATGATAAAAATTGAAAATGTTAGTTACAGTGTTAATAATTATGACATTTTATCAAATATCAGTTTAATACTAAGTGAAAGAAAAATTGGTATAGTCGGAGCAAACGGTAGTGGAAAAAGTACATTTGCAAGACTCCTTAATGGCATTAAACTACCTACTACTGGACTTGTAACAATTGATGGTTTAGATACACGTAAATTTGGTAAAGAAATAAGACGTAAAGTTGGATTTGTATTTCAGAATCCAGACAATCAAATTGTTTTTCCAATAGTTGAAGAAGACCTTGCTTTTGGTTTAAAAAATCTTGGTTACAATAAAGATAAGATTGAGCAAAGTATAAATTCAATCTTATCCTTATATAATATACATAATTTGCGTAAATCTCCATCTCATCTTCTTAGTGGCGGACAAAAACAATTATTAGCTATTGCCGGGGTATTAGTGATGAAACCTGATTACATAGTATTTGATGAGCCTACGACGCTTTTAGATTTAAGAAATAAAAAAAATATTTTCCAAGTAATAGAAGATTTAAAGCAAGTTGTTATTATGATTTCTCACGACCTTGAATTATTATCAAATTTTGATCGTGTAATTGTTTTTGAGCAAGGGCAAATAGTTGGAGATGATCATCCTTCTGTTACTATACCTTTATATAAAAATATGATGATATGA
- a CDS encoding biotin transporter BioY: MNTQDIVCIALFAAITAALGIIPGIVISVIGVPISVQSLGAMLSGSILGAKRGALSQILFLGIVSLGLPVLAGGYGGLGSILGPSGGFLLGWSIAAFVIGFLFKRNWSNLTNISAFIYIIIGGILIMYIIGILWLNIIINISINQALIGSMIFIPGDIIKAIIATTIAMVVKRSYPIIQD, from the coding sequence ATGAATACTCAGGATATAGTTTGCATAGCTCTTTTTGCTGCAATTACGGCTGCATTAGGTATCATACCTGGTATCGTAATTTCTGTTATTGGTGTTCCTATAAGTGTACAATCTCTAGGAGCTATGCTTTCTGGCAGTATTTTAGGAGCTAAAAGAGGAGCTTTATCTCAAATTCTTTTTCTAGGAATAGTATCACTTGGTCTTCCAGTTCTTGCTGGTGGGTATGGAGGCTTAGGATCAATTTTAGGACCGAGTGGTGGATTTCTTTTAGGATGGTCGATTGCAGCGTTTGTTATTGGTTTTTTATTTAAAAGAAATTGGTCTAATTTAACTAATATTAGTGCTTTTATATATATAATAATTGGAGGCATACTAATTATGTATATTATAGGTATTTTATGGCTTAATATAATTATTAATATTTCTATAAATCAAGCTCTTATTGGAAGTATGATATTCATCCCAGGAGATATTATTAAAGCAATTATTGCTACTACTATAGCAATGGTAGTAAAACGTTCTTACCCTATAATACAAGATTAA
- a CDS encoding ATP-binding protein, with amino-acid sequence MIDNHQNIMLIGGSGSAKTHLAIGLAFTAIERNYRVRFYTLNELASQLLNAKTHNYESKFIDSVKRFHLIVVDELGYVPQYYNTDPRSKNNRYY; translated from the coding sequence GTGATTGATAATCATCAGAATATCATGCTCATAGGTGGTTCTGGTTCTGCAAAAACTCATCTAGCAATTGGCTTAGCGTTCACTGCAATTGAAAGAAATTACAGGGTAAGATTTTATACTTTAAATGAATTAGCTAGCCAATTGCTTAATGCTAAAACGCATAATTATGAAAGCAAATTCATCGATTCAGTTAAGAGATTCCATCTGATTGTAGTAGATGAATTAGGTTATGTACCACAATACTACAACACAGACCCAAGGAGCAAAAATAATCGATATTACTAG
- a CDS encoding transposase — protein sequence MSQKNYSLTYYAEHAKKCSHDVINRFLKNEKYTPSLLWEHIKDDVILSPNGYTIFDDTVLNKRNTKKIEVARSQYSGATGGITTGIGVVSLVYYNPDINKFWVIDYRIFSPEHDGATKVEHLLNMLNNAVYSKKIPFQTVLFDTWYATHKIMQHVDSLGKYYYAPIKANRNVTKTSSSKPYKAVSKLTFSDEEIKSGVEIHIKGFAKDKHVNLFKLTVSTNRVDYIVTNNKTQKSSKAVQDECGFRWVIESMHREIKQLTGIERCQCRKQRIQRNHISCAFLVWAFLKRTAHKIGKTVYQIKLGLLDHYMQQQLRSPSLRYLEPYIA from the coding sequence GTGAGTCAAAAGAATTATAGTTTGACCTACTATGCTGAACATGCCAAAAAATGTAGCCATGATGTTATTAATAGATTTTTAAAAAATGAAAAATATACACCTTCTTTGTTATGGGAACATATTAAGGATGATGTTATTTTATCGCCTAACGGATATACAATATTTGATGATACGGTGTTAAATAAAAGAAATACCAAGAAAATAGAAGTTGCTAGATCACAGTACAGTGGGGCTACAGGTGGTATTACTACTGGTATAGGAGTAGTAAGTTTGGTATATTATAATCCGGATATTAATAAGTTTTGGGTAATAGATTACCGAATTTTTTCGCCCGAACATGATGGAGCGACAAAAGTAGAACACCTATTAAATATGTTAAATAATGCTGTGTATAGCAAAAAGATTCCTTTTCAAACTGTGCTTTTTGACACATGGTATGCTACGCATAAAATTATGCAACATGTTGATTCCTTGGGTAAATATTATTATGCTCCTATTAAAGCAAATAGAAACGTTACTAAAACTTCCTCTTCTAAGCCTTATAAAGCTGTTAGCAAGTTAACGTTTTCAGATGAGGAAATTAAGAGCGGAGTGGAGATTCATATAAAGGGCTTTGCAAAAGATAAGCATGTTAATTTGTTTAAACTTACTGTTTCTACCAACAGAGTTGATTATATTGTTACCAATAACAAAACTCAAAAATCTTCTAAAGCCGTACAAGATGAGTGTGGCTTTCGTTGGGTAATTGAGAGCATGCATAGAGAAATCAAGCAACTTACCGGTATAGAACGATGCCAATGCAGAAAACAACGCATCCAGCGTAATCACATTAGTTGTGCATTTTTAGTGTGGGCTTTTCTAAAAAGAACTGCACACAAAATAGGTAAGACGGTTTATCAAATAAAGTTAGGGCTTTTAGATCATTATATGCAACAGCAGTTACGTTCACCCTCTTTACGCTATTTAGAACCTTACATAGCGTAA
- a CDS encoding ankyrin repeat domain-containing protein, producing the protein MIYKKIAEKTTDINYKAIGFSGNTALHLLVANTREIMFSSELNNELRDANQVYIGGQKLVVVDEDLTLAGLGGIRLSDGYTVNQEKTLRITKFLTDRGADINAQNDEGLTPFFMACTHKFNYLASCFVSQFWLDFSIKDFNDQTALHYAALLEDTSILQLILNKGVDINSRNSGGGTPLYCAVHNNKKPIVEFLLNKGADVNIPNNDGIHILHVAVGINSLELIKLLVKYGDINIRSSNDTKITALWLASQDGRLDIVKALADLGADLNIIRADTGASPLYIATHQKRIAVVEELLARGADVNIPNNDIYPLHLAVNINSLELVKLLVKYGDINIRSSNDTKITALWLASQDGRLDIVKALAD; encoded by the coding sequence TTGATATATAAAAAAATTGCTGAGAAAACCACTGATATTAATTATAAGGCTATAGGTTTTAGTGGTAACACTGCCTTACACCTTTTAGTTGCTAACACAAGAGAGATAATGTTTTCTAGTGAATTAAATAATGAGTTACGGGATGCAAATCAAGTATATATAGGTGGACAAAAATTGGTAGTAGTTGATGAAGATCTTACCCTAGCTGGACTTGGTGGTATTAGGTTATCTGATGGTTACACTGTAAATCAAGAAAAAACCTTAAGAATAACCAAATTCCTAACCGACAGAGGAGCTGATATTAATGCACAGAACGATGAGGGACTTACACCATTTTTTATGGCTTGTACTCATAAATTTAACTATTTGGCTTCTTGCTTTGTCAGTCAATTTTGGTTGGATTTTAGCATAAAAGATTTCAATGATCAGACAGCTTTACATTATGCTGCCCTTCTAGAAGATACTAGTATTTTACAATTAATTTTAAACAAGGGTGTTGATATTAATAGCAGAAATAGTGGTGGTGGAACACCTTTATATTGTGCGGTTCATAATAATAAAAAACCTATAGTAGAATTCCTATTAAATAAAGGGGCTGATGTTAATATTCCAAACAATGATGGTATCCATATATTACATGTGGCTGTCGGAATTAATTCATTAGAGTTAATAAAGTTATTAGTTAAGTATGGTGACATAAATATTAGGTCTAGTAATGATACTAAGATTACCGCTTTGTGGTTAGCATCTCAAGATGGTAGGTTAGATATAGTAAAAGCTCTAGCGGATTTAGGAGCTGACTTAAATATTATTCGAGCAGATACTGGAGCCTCTCCATTATACATCGCTACACATCAAAAACGAATAGCAGTGGTAGAAGAATTATTAGCCAGAGGAGCTGATGTTAATATTCCAAACAATGATATCTATCCATTACATTTAGCTGTTAATATTAATTCGTTGGAGTTAGTAAAATTGTTAGTTAAGTATGGTGACATAAATATTAGGTCTAGTAATGATACTAAGATTACCGCTTTGTGGTTAGCATCTCAAGATGGTAGGTTAGATATAGTAAAAGCTCTAGCAGATTGA